A DNA window from Pseudomonas tohonis contains the following coding sequences:
- a CDS encoding HD domain-containing phosphohydrolase, whose amino-acid sequence MDSAPRYEVSLNAALAAIAQVGDLSMGQPLGHSLRVAQLAGQLAQARRADPGQVREIEQVALLRWSGCTANADGFAHLLGDDVDGRRAMLDGTLNADDMNAVHKAAPLAVVHCEVASEIARTLELGAAVQTALSRVFETFDGSGRPMGLTHEHIPEAAYLVVLAGDLDILSRAHGVEAALAWIGEQADRRYPADLANLLVKDARQWLAALDGMADEPGDADSERPVCLSLVGDVIDLKLPWLAGHSRQVAHVATEAARLWGVAEPRRAEIGKAALIHGLGRAAVSNHVWNTTGPLPYGAAERVHLVPYWTQKATRSIRELNMPGEIAAHAYERLDGSGYYRGARAEALCVENRLLATAVAWVALRGTRPWRTAHGEADAARLLKQDARRGLFDEEICEAVIAAARGERTFTQPRSALLTPRECRILLEISQGASNKEVARNLAISPSTVRTHMESIFRKLGCSTRAAATLKGLTLGLIA is encoded by the coding sequence ATGGATAGCGCACCGCGATACGAGGTTTCCCTGAACGCAGCACTGGCGGCCATCGCCCAGGTCGGTGACCTCAGCATGGGCCAGCCGCTGGGGCACTCCCTGCGCGTGGCGCAACTGGCCGGGCAGCTGGCGCAGGCGAGGCGGGCCGACCCCGGGCAGGTGAGGGAGATCGAGCAGGTGGCCTTGCTGCGCTGGTCGGGCTGCACGGCCAACGCCGACGGGTTTGCCCACCTTCTGGGTGACGATGTGGACGGCCGCCGCGCGATGCTGGACGGCACGCTGAACGCCGACGACATGAACGCCGTGCACAAGGCGGCACCGCTCGCCGTGGTGCATTGCGAAGTGGCCAGCGAAATCGCCAGGACGCTGGAGCTGGGCGCCGCCGTGCAGACCGCGCTGAGCCGGGTCTTCGAAACCTTCGATGGCAGCGGCAGGCCGATGGGGCTGACCCACGAACACATCCCGGAGGCGGCCTACCTGGTGGTGCTCGCCGGGGACCTGGATATTCTCAGCCGCGCCCACGGCGTGGAGGCGGCGCTGGCGTGGATCGGCGAGCAGGCGGACCGACGCTACCCGGCCGACCTCGCCAACCTGCTGGTGAAAGATGCCAGGCAATGGCTGGCCGCGCTGGACGGCATGGCCGATGAGCCGGGTGATGCCGACAGCGAACGCCCCGTGTGCCTGAGCCTGGTGGGCGATGTGATCGATCTCAAGCTGCCGTGGCTGGCAGGGCATTCGCGGCAGGTGGCCCATGTCGCCACGGAGGCCGCCCGCTTGTGGGGGGTGGCCGAGCCCAGGCGGGCGGAAATCGGCAAGGCCGCGCTTATCCATGGCCTGGGCCGGGCGGCCGTTTCCAACCACGTCTGGAATACCACCGGGCCGTTGCCGTACGGCGCTGCCGAGCGTGTGCACCTGGTGCCGTACTGGACGCAAAAGGCGACCCGGTCCATCCGCGAACTGAACATGCCGGGCGAGATCGCTGCCCATGCCTACGAACGTCTCGACGGCAGCGGCTACTACCGGGGGGCACGGGCGGAAGCGCTGTGCGTCGAGAACCGCCTGCTGGCCACTGCCGTGGCGTGGGTGGCATTGCGCGGTACCAGGCCCTGGCGCACCGCGCACGGCGAGGCCGATGCCGCCAGGCTGCTCAAGCAGGATGCCCGCCGTGGCCTGTTCGATGAGGAAATCTGCGAGGCAGTGATCGCCGCCGCCCGTGGCGAACGCACCTTCACCCAGCCTAGAAGCGCACTGCTGACCCCGCGTGAATGCCGGATTCTTCTCGAGATCAGCCAGGGCGCCAGCAACAAGGAGGTGGCGCGCAACCTGGCCATCAGCCCGAGTACCGTGCGCACGCACATGGAAAGCATCTTTCGCAAGCTGGGGTGCTCCACCCGGGCGGCGGCGACGCTGAAAGGGCTGACGCTGGGGCTGATCGCCTGA
- a CDS encoding alpha/beta hydrolase, with product MKTFNTRIATLALAMATTLGASISHAESTPPSVVIVHGAFADGSDWAKVVPLLQAKGIAVTVVQNPLTSLADDVAATQRALRNQPGKVVLVGHSWGGTVISEAGDQNNVGALVYVAAFAPEAGQISGEQGKGAPTPPGISQIKPDANGFLYLTPEGMAKDFAQDLPAEQTAVMTATQGPIRASAFEEKTTVAAWKTKPSWYVLASEDRMIHPDVQRSSAKRIGARLTELHSSHVPQQSQPADVAAVILKAVDSVAGQ from the coding sequence ATGAAAACGTTCAACACTCGCATCGCCACCCTCGCCCTCGCCATGGCTACCACCCTGGGTGCGAGCATCAGCCACGCCGAGAGTACCCCGCCTTCGGTGGTGATCGTACACGGCGCCTTCGCCGACGGTTCGGACTGGGCCAAGGTGGTTCCGCTGCTACAGGCCAAGGGCATCGCGGTGACCGTCGTGCAGAACCCCCTCACCTCCCTGGCCGATGACGTCGCCGCCACTCAGCGCGCACTGCGCAACCAGCCGGGCAAGGTGGTGCTGGTCGGCCACTCGTGGGGCGGTACCGTGATCAGCGAAGCGGGTGACCAGAACAACGTCGGTGCACTGGTGTACGTGGCCGCGTTCGCACCCGAGGCCGGGCAGATCAGCGGCGAACAGGGCAAGGGCGCGCCGACGCCGCCCGGCATCAGCCAGATCAAGCCCGATGCCAACGGCTTTCTCTACCTGACGCCGGAGGGCATGGCCAAGGACTTCGCCCAGGACCTGCCGGCTGAGCAGACGGCCGTGATGACCGCGACACAAGGGCCGATTCGCGCTTCCGCATTCGAGGAAAAGACCACGGTCGCGGCCTGGAAGACCAAGCCCTCCTGGTACGTACTGGCCAGCGAAGACCGCATGATCCACCCCGATGTACAGCGCTCGTCCGCCAAGCGCATCGGCGCCCGGCTGACCGAGCTGCACAGCAGCCATGTGCCGCAACAGTCGCAACCCGCCGATGTCGCTGCGGTCATTCTCAAGGCGGTGGACAGCGTCGCCGGCCAGTGA
- a CDS encoding cyanophycinase produces MRLSKLCRHVVLLVALVPGLGHAAGALLLVGGGLKDDNSAIYQRFIQLAGGSGQARIGVITAASIPESQDPDAGTANAANARANGLYYANLLKSYGAVKAEWIPIDLDTIANNANPTVISQINGMTGFFFGGGDQSRLVQTLQTASRGDSPALAAIRSRYAAGAVLAGTSAGTAIMVDGPMVTGGESYEALRYGPYTTPSGDDLSYDPDGGFGFFDYGLLDTHFSERGRQGRIVRLADYTGVPFAFGVDENTGLLVQNNASLGQVEMEVIGTGGVFVFDLRNAELGGGSSWALYDVLASYLTSGDKYRPQTGQYVIASGKTSLRGREQYSSAMTATGDIFSSPNNSGANGRRKPREFVTVSADLFNSRSTSTLGRTYETNPRYRVNLVKSTQFDSQGYKGTLGGQTMTSYLRLLVDMLPN; encoded by the coding sequence ATGAGACTGAGTAAATTGTGTCGCCACGTCGTCCTGCTGGTCGCCCTGGTTCCAGGGCTGGGTCATGCGGCCGGTGCGCTGCTTCTGGTCGGCGGGGGCCTCAAGGACGACAACAGCGCCATCTACCAACGCTTCATCCAGCTGGCCGGCGGCAGCGGCCAGGCCAGGATCGGCGTCATCACCGCCGCCTCCATCCCGGAAAGTCAGGACCCGGATGCCGGGACGGCGAATGCCGCCAACGCCAGGGCGAACGGCCTCTACTACGCCAATCTGCTGAAGAGCTATGGCGCCGTGAAGGCAGAGTGGATTCCCATCGACCTGGACACTATCGCCAACAACGCCAACCCGACCGTGATCAGCCAGATCAACGGCATGACCGGCTTCTTCTTCGGCGGTGGCGACCAGTCGCGCCTGGTCCAGACCCTGCAGACGGCCAGTCGCGGTGATTCGCCGGCACTGGCGGCCATCCGCAGTCGGTATGCCGCCGGTGCCGTGCTGGCCGGCACCAGTGCCGGCACGGCGATCATGGTCGACGGCCCGATGGTCACGGGCGGGGAGAGCTATGAAGCGCTGCGCTACGGCCCCTACACGACCCCGTCCGGCGATGACCTCTCCTATGACCCGGACGGCGGCTTCGGCTTCTTCGACTACGGCCTGCTCGATACCCACTTCAGCGAGCGCGGCCGCCAGGGCCGCATCGTGCGCCTGGCCGACTACACCGGCGTCCCCTTCGCCTTCGGCGTCGACGAGAACACCGGCCTGCTGGTGCAGAACAACGCCAGCCTCGGCCAGGTGGAGATGGAGGTGATCGGCACCGGGGGCGTATTCGTCTTCGACCTGCGCAATGCCGAACTCGGCGGTGGCAGCAGCTGGGCCCTGTACGATGTGCTGGCCAGCTACCTGACCAGTGGCGACAAGTACCGCCCGCAGACAGGCCAGTACGTGATTGCCAGCGGCAAGACCAGCCTGCGCGGTCGCGAGCAGTACAGCAGCGCGATGACGGCCACCGGCGACATCTTCAGCAGCCCCAACAACAGTGGCGCCAACGGCCGGCGCAAGCCGCGCGAGTTCGTCACCGTCAGTGCCGATCTCTTCAACAGCCGTTCGACCAGCACGCTGGGGCGCACCTATGAAACCAACCCACGCTACCGCGTCAACCTGGTCAAGAGCACCCAGTTCGACAGCCAGGGCTACAAGGGCACCCTGGGTGGCCAGACCATGACGTCCTACCTGCGCCTCCTGGTGGACATGCTTCCCAACTGA
- a CDS encoding OprD family porin encodes MNLVKLSCLALAVAAAGSQLAVAGQAESKGFVDDSALKLLNRNYYFNRDFKNQPGSQSYREEWAHGVMAEFASGFTQGPVGFGVDAYGYLGIKLDSGRGRAGTGLLPISDEGRAQDEYGEAGGAAKLRISKTTLKYGEMRTEAPVFATAHSRLLPETATGFHIASGEIEGLALEAGHFTAYNNRNSTNSDEELYLNYGSGEVGKTIDFAGGSYAVSDDLSVALYASRFEDTWNQYYGNLNYTLGISEGQSLNVDFNLYRTGDTGDALQGDISNTTYSLAATYALGSHSILLAYQRVDGDTPFDYVGGDSIFLSNSMQFSDFNAPNERSWRIGYGYDWAGLGVPGLTTKVTYVKGTDIDGTDADANGGYAGFYGEDGEHSETDIDIKYVVQDGPAKDLSVRLRQAFHYANEDQGEGDLHEFRVIVDYPLSIL; translated from the coding sequence ATGAACCTCGTGAAACTGAGTTGTCTCGCACTGGCGGTCGCTGCGGCCGGGAGTCAGCTGGCCGTTGCCGGCCAGGCCGAGTCCAAGGGCTTCGTCGACGACAGCGCGCTGAAGCTGCTCAATCGCAACTACTACTTCAACCGCGATTTCAAGAACCAGCCCGGTAGCCAGAGCTACCGCGAGGAGTGGGCCCATGGCGTGATGGCCGAGTTCGCCTCGGGCTTCACCCAGGGGCCTGTCGGCTTCGGGGTCGATGCCTATGGCTACCTGGGGATCAAGCTCGACAGCGGCCGTGGTCGGGCCGGCACGGGCCTGCTGCCGATCAGCGACGAGGGGCGCGCGCAGGATGAGTACGGCGAGGCCGGCGGGGCGGCGAAGCTGCGGATCTCGAAGACGACCCTCAAGTACGGCGAGATGCGCACCGAGGCGCCGGTGTTCGCCACGGCGCACAGCCGCCTGCTGCCGGAAACCGCGACGGGTTTCCATATCGCCAGCGGCGAGATCGAGGGCCTGGCCCTGGAGGCCGGTCACTTCACCGCCTACAACAACCGCAACTCGACCAACAGCGACGAAGAGCTGTACCTCAACTACGGCAGTGGTGAGGTCGGCAAGACCATCGACTTCGCCGGCGGCTCCTACGCCGTCAGCGATGACCTGTCCGTGGCGTTGTATGCCTCGCGCTTCGAAGACACCTGGAACCAGTACTACGGCAACCTCAACTACACCCTGGGCATCAGCGAAGGGCAGAGCCTGAACGTCGATTTCAACCTGTACCGCACCGGCGACACGGGCGATGCCCTGCAGGGCGACATCAGCAACACCACCTACAGCCTGGCGGCCACCTACGCGCTGGGTTCGCACTCCATCCTGCTGGCCTACCAGCGCGTCGACGGCGACACCCCGTTCGACTATGTGGGAGGCGATTCGATCTTCCTCTCCAACTCCATGCAGTTCTCCGATTTCAACGCGCCCAACGAGCGGTCCTGGCGCATCGGCTACGGCTACGACTGGGCCGGCCTCGGCGTGCCCGGCCTGACCACCAAGGTCACCTACGTCAAGGGCACCGACATCGACGGCACCGATGCGGATGCGAACGGCGGCTACGCCGGCTTCTACGGCGAGGACGGCGAGCACAGCGAGACCGACATCGACATCAAGTACGTCGTCCAGGACGGGCCGGCCAAGGATCTTTCGGTGCGCCTGCGCCAGGCCTTCCACTACGCCAACGAGGACCAGGGCGAGGGGGACCTGCATGAGTTCCGCGTGATCGTCGACTACCCGCTGAGCATCCTCTGA
- a CDS encoding cyanophycinase, whose amino-acid sequence MLTKPGVLLAALILAGHSAPTRAEGHLLAVGGMLRASNTAVYQKLIELAGGVERARIAIMPTASGSLGSSKRFQAELQALGVPAERITIVGIDKQNYQRTMNDPAVLEPLGEASAVWFVGGDQARIARALYNADGSESLTLKAVRGVFDKGGVVAGTSAGASILGGTMPTAYGVVMDTLDFGVAARADQRGTALLKGAGLFKAGIIDQHFDRIEETSTGRAARMASYLVGQQPARGFGLDTNTAIWVQPGGELQVLGEGYLTVMDASQARKEFGLYGTRLQNVRLAMLGNGDRYDLATGKVQPAEGQEAIVAGNEYLVGNQLITDLSAVSAMSRAVLYGLADNTATRQVGLMTRYNPANGYHYGYRFEFSEAPGFLAHSGFQDSLTRYTVQNVRLDIAPVDAFLGDPARSSPQDAVTSRWPDAVRAVSFRGLMTSDASNHFEPKRALTRFELANALQMTLAAEPVPDRLPTFSDVKRNHPLREQIEVVVSNGWLPAGERFGGEREVTRAEWALACKALVEGFAGTRLRSRSPLKDLGGVDPAVAEAAELLVGEGWMAAESGRFRPQATVSREEAARTLARLIGLAKPS is encoded by the coding sequence ATGCTGACCAAGCCGGGCGTGCTGCTCGCCGCCCTGATCCTCGCCGGCCATAGCGCGCCGACCCGTGCCGAAGGCCACCTGCTGGCGGTAGGCGGCATGTTGCGTGCCAGCAACACCGCGGTTTACCAGAAGCTCATCGAGCTGGCCGGCGGTGTCGAGCGGGCACGCATAGCGATCATGCCCACGGCCAGCGGCAGCCTGGGCTCCAGCAAACGCTTCCAGGCCGAGCTGCAGGCGCTCGGGGTCCCGGCCGAACGCATCACCATCGTGGGTATCGACAAGCAGAACTACCAGAGGACCATGAACGACCCGGCGGTGCTCGAGCCCCTGGGCGAAGCCAGCGCCGTCTGGTTCGTCGGTGGTGATCAGGCGCGTATCGCCCGTGCGCTGTACAACGCCGATGGCAGCGAGTCGCTGACGCTCAAGGCGGTGCGTGGCGTGTTCGACAAGGGCGGCGTGGTGGCCGGCACCAGTGCCGGGGCGAGCATTCTCGGCGGCACCATGCCGACCGCCTACGGCGTGGTCATGGACACGCTGGATTTCGGCGTGGCAGCCAGGGCCGACCAGCGCGGCACCGCACTGCTCAAGGGGGCAGGGCTGTTCAAGGCCGGCATCATCGACCAGCACTTCGACCGGATCGAAGAGACCAGCACCGGGCGCGCCGCGCGCATGGCCAGCTACCTGGTCGGCCAGCAGCCGGCCAGGGGGTTCGGCCTGGATACCAATACCGCCATCTGGGTGCAGCCCGGCGGCGAGTTGCAGGTGCTGGGCGAGGGCTACCTCACGGTGATGGACGCCAGCCAGGCGCGCAAGGAGTTCGGCCTGTACGGCACGCGCTTGCAGAACGTACGGCTGGCCATGCTCGGCAACGGCGACCGCTACGACCTGGCGACCGGCAAGGTGCAGCCGGCCGAGGGCCAGGAAGCCATAGTGGCGGGCAACGAGTACCTGGTGGGCAACCAGCTGATCACGGACCTTTCCGCGGTTTCCGCCATGTCGCGAGCGGTGCTCTACGGCCTGGCCGACAACACCGCCACCCGCCAGGTGGGGTTGATGACCCGCTACAACCCGGCCAACGGCTACCACTATGGTTATCGCTTCGAGTTCAGCGAGGCTCCGGGCTTCCTGGCCCACAGCGGCTTCCAGGATTCGCTGACCCGCTACACGGTGCAGAACGTGCGCCTGGACATCGCCCCGGTGGATGCCTTCCTCGGCGACCCGGCGCGCAGCAGCCCGCAGGATGCCGTCACCAGTCGCTGGCCGGATGCGGTACGCGCGGTGAGCTTCCGCGGCCTGATGACCAGCGATGCGTCGAATCACTTCGAACCCAAGCGCGCGCTGACCCGCTTCGAACTGGCCAACGCCTTGCAGATGACGCTGGCCGCCGAGCCCGTCCCGGACAGGCTGCCGACGTTCAGCGACGTCAAGCGCAACCATCCGCTTCGCGAGCAGATCGAGGTCGTGGTGTCCAACGGCTGGTTGCCGGCCGGGGAACGCTTCGGGGGCGAACGCGAGGTGACCCGCGCGGAGTGGGCCCTGGCCTGCAAGGCGCTGGTCGAGGGCTTCGCCGGGACCCGCCTGCGAAGCCGCTCGCCGCTGAAGGACCTGGGCGGAGTCGATCCTGCCGTCGCCGAGGCTGCCGAACTGCTGGTGGGCGAGGGCTGGATGGCCGCCGAGTCCGGCCGGTTCCGCCCGCAGGCGACGGTCAGCCGCGAAGAGGCTGCCCGCACCCTGGCCCGCCTGATAGGGCTCGCCAAACCTTCCTGA
- a CDS encoding ABC transporter substrate-binding protein produces MNKIALLGALALSACASLANAQDTLRIGIEAAYPPFAFKTPDGQISGFDYDIGNALCAEMQVKCEWVEQAFDGLIPSLKVRKVDAVLSSMSITPDRLKAVDFTKKYYHTPGKLVMKAGTEVKDPLVDLKGKRVGVQRASTYDRYASDKFADAGIEVVRYGSQNEAFLDLASGRIDASLADVVNIGEGFLKTPEGKDFALVGPDFNDPKYFGNGAGIAVRKGDKATAEKFSNAIAALRENGKYKEVQDKYFAYDIYGQ; encoded by the coding sequence ATGAACAAGATCGCTCTGCTCGGCGCCCTGGCGCTCTCCGCCTGCGCATCCCTGGCGAACGCCCAGGACACCCTGCGCATCGGTATCGAGGCCGCCTACCCGCCCTTCGCTTTCAAGACACCGGACGGCCAGATCAGCGGATTCGACTACGACATCGGCAATGCCCTGTGTGCCGAAATGCAGGTCAAGTGCGAGTGGGTCGAGCAGGCCTTCGACGGCCTCATCCCTTCGCTCAAGGTGCGCAAGGTCGACGCCGTGCTGTCCTCCATGTCGATCACCCCGGACCGCCTGAAGGCCGTGGACTTCACCAAAAAGTACTACCACACCCCCGGCAAGCTGGTGATGAAGGCAGGCACCGAGGTCAAGGACCCGCTGGTGGACCTCAAGGGCAAGCGGGTCGGCGTGCAGCGCGCGTCGACCTACGATCGCTACGCGAGCGACAAATTCGCGGACGCGGGCATCGAAGTGGTGCGCTACGGCTCGCAGAACGAAGCCTTCCTCGACCTGGCCTCCGGCCGCATCGATGCCTCCCTGGCCGACGTGGTGAACATCGGCGAGGGCTTCCTCAAGACGCCGGAAGGCAAGGATTTCGCCCTGGTTGGCCCCGACTTCAACGACCCCAAGTATTTCGGCAACGGTGCCGGCATCGCCGTGCGCAAGGGCGATAAGGCCACGGCCGAGAAGTTCAGCAACGCCATCGCCGCCCTCCGCGAGAACGGCAAGTACAAAGAGGTCCAGGACAAGTACTTCGCGTACGACATCTACGGCCAGTAA
- a CDS encoding succinylglutamate desuccinylase/aspartoacylase family protein: MHRIEHSLPWSTPGTERRLTLFAFGQGPRKAYIQAALHADELPGMRVAAELRWRLAELEEAGRLLGRVELVPVANPIGLAQVIQGTHQGRFDFASGRNFNRDFPDLASLVIPTIERHLGQDADHNARLLREAMVDALGQLPPPASPLEGLQRLLLRHACTADLVLDLHCDFESVLLLYALPQVWPALRGLAAHLRARVALLAEDSGGFSFDEACAGPWLKLAAALPGHPIPQACVAATLELGGMAETEPDRARHSAEAILAFLARDGFIDGEWPDEPEQDCPALPFAGAEYAYAPHTGVVSYLQPLGAQVSPGDPLFEVIDPLSGQRSVVRASTTGILYARERLRFAQPGLWLAKVAGSSPIRSGRLLSD, encoded by the coding sequence ATGCATCGGATCGAGCATTCACTTCCCTGGAGCACACCCGGAACGGAGCGCCGCCTGACCCTCTTCGCCTTCGGCCAGGGCCCGCGCAAGGCGTACATCCAGGCGGCGCTGCATGCCGACGAACTGCCCGGCATGCGGGTCGCGGCGGAGTTGCGCTGGCGCCTTGCCGAACTCGAAGAGGCCGGGCGACTGCTGGGCCGCGTGGAGCTGGTCCCCGTGGCCAACCCGATCGGGCTGGCCCAGGTCATACAGGGCACCCACCAGGGGCGCTTCGACTTCGCCAGCGGGCGCAACTTCAACCGCGACTTCCCCGACCTGGCTTCGCTCGTCATCCCCACCATCGAGCGGCACCTCGGCCAGGACGCCGACCACAATGCCCGACTGCTGCGTGAAGCCATGGTCGATGCGCTCGGGCAACTTCCGCCGCCCGCATCCCCTCTGGAGGGCCTGCAACGCCTGCTGCTGCGCCACGCCTGCACGGCCGACCTGGTGCTCGACCTGCACTGCGACTTCGAATCGGTGCTCCTGCTGTACGCCCTTCCCCAGGTGTGGCCCGCGCTGCGCGGCCTGGCGGCGCACCTGCGCGCCCGGGTCGCACTGTTGGCAGAAGACTCCGGCGGCTTCTCGTTCGACGAAGCGTGCGCCGGCCCCTGGCTGAAACTGGCGGCCGCCCTTCCCGGACACCCGATTCCCCAGGCGTGCGTTGCCGCGACACTGGAGCTGGGCGGCATGGCCGAGACCGAGCCTGATCGCGCCAGGCACAGCGCCGAGGCCATCCTGGCCTTCCTGGCCCGGGACGGCTTCATCGACGGTGAATGGCCCGACGAGCCCGAGCAGGACTGCCCCGCCCTGCCCTTCGCCGGCGCCGAATACGCCTATGCCCCGCACACCGGCGTCGTCAGCTACCTGCAGCCGCTGGGCGCGCAGGTATCCCCGGGCGACCCACTGTTCGAAGTCATCGACCCCCTTTCCGGCCAGCGAAGCGTGGTACGGGCGAGCACCACCGGCATCCTCTATGCGCGGGAACGCCTGCGCTTCGCCCAGCCCGGGCTCTGGCTGGCCAAGGTCGCCGGCTCGTCGCCCATCCGCAGCGGCCGCCTGCTGAGCGACTAG
- a CDS encoding MurR/RpiR family transcriptional regulator: protein MTPAPNDLTVYTSPMMRKLASASPDLQPSLRKVADFILRHPLKAATLTIEELAQETSTSAAAVNRLARALKLPGFTALKAALVSTLQDLVSPVDKLRNELAQRPDGAFGLHEQIQVASGNLGSAASSNSPSTFEAFVDCLTQARRIYILGFGNSAYMAGLAAANLMPYCADAVAISMEGGNENAAYRLAAITEHDVLLAISLPRYSLDTIHLARFANERGARVLAITDSPASPLVRLAEQVLFAPADHPVLISSNTVVLALIESLVAAVMTRNKEAVKLAAELTESVLSYLHVQAEQPRPRRAIRKRKE, encoded by the coding sequence ATGACTCCAGCTCCGAACGATCTGACTGTCTACACCTCGCCGATGATGCGAAAACTGGCATCGGCCTCGCCGGACCTGCAGCCGTCGCTGCGCAAGGTGGCGGACTTCATCCTTCGCCACCCGCTCAAGGCGGCGACGCTGACCATCGAGGAGCTGGCGCAGGAAACCTCGACCTCGGCGGCAGCAGTCAATCGCCTGGCCCGCGCACTCAAGCTGCCCGGCTTCACCGCCCTGAAGGCCGCCCTGGTGAGCACGCTGCAGGACCTGGTTTCCCCCGTGGACAAGTTGCGCAACGAGCTGGCACAGCGCCCGGACGGTGCCTTCGGCCTGCACGAGCAGATCCAGGTCGCCAGCGGCAACCTGGGATCGGCGGCGAGCAGCAACAGCCCCAGCACCTTCGAGGCCTTCGTCGACTGCCTGACCCAGGCCCGTCGCATCTACATCCTCGGGTTCGGCAACAGCGCCTACATGGCCGGCCTGGCCGCGGCGAACCTGATGCCCTATTGCGCCGACGCGGTGGCCATCAGCATGGAAGGCGGCAACGAAAATGCGGCCTACCGCCTCGCGGCGATCACCGAGCACGACGTGCTGCTGGCCATCTCGTTGCCGCGCTATTCGCTGGACACCATCCACCTCGCGCGCTTCGCCAACGAGCGAGGAGCGCGGGTACTGGCCATCACCGACTCACCGGCCTCCCCCCTGGTACGACTGGCCGAGCAGGTGCTCTTCGCGCCCGCCGATCACCCGGTGCTGATCAGCTCCAACACCGTGGTGCTGGCCCTGATCGAAAGCCTCGTCGCCGCCGTCATGACCCGCAACAAGGAGGCGGTGAAACTCGCCGCCGAGCTCACCGAGAGCGTGCTGTCCTACCTGCACGTGCAGGCCGAGCAACCCCGCCCGCGCAGAGCCATCCGCAAGCGCAAGGAGTGA
- a CDS encoding metalloregulator ArsR/SmtB family transcription factor translates to MLTPPELFKCLADETRARATLLIVEHGELCVCELMCALDESQPKVSRHLALLRSTGLLLDRRQGQWVYYRLNPELPAWAAEVLETTLKASADWLGTNTARLCNMDGRPVRCC, encoded by the coding sequence GTGCTGACCCCGCCCGAGCTGTTCAAGTGCCTGGCCGACGAAACCCGCGCGCGCGCCACATTGCTGATCGTCGAACACGGAGAGCTGTGCGTCTGCGAGCTGATGTGCGCGCTGGACGAAAGCCAGCCCAAGGTATCCCGTCACCTGGCACTGCTGCGTAGCACCGGCCTGTTGCTCGACCGCCGCCAGGGGCAATGGGTCTACTACCGGCTCAACCCGGAGCTGCCCGCCTGGGCCGCCGAGGTTCTCGAGACCACCCTGAAAGCCAGTGCCGACTGGCTGGGCACCAACACCGCCCGCCTTTGCAATATGGATGGACGCCCTGTCCGCTGCTGCTGA